In a genomic window of Chroicocephalus ridibundus chromosome 14, bChrRid1.1, whole genome shotgun sequence:
- the EXOC7 gene encoding exocyst complex component 7 isoform X1 → MVAGLAAHAPCVPPLPRWRRGSDGGAEASVRGGTERGSAAPAPRGRMIPTEEVSARRREIEDKLKQEEETLSFIKESLEKSDQLTKNMVSILSSFESRLMKLENSIIPVHKQTENLQRLQENVEKTLSCLDHVISYYHVAKDTEKIIKEGPTGRLEEYLNCMDKIQKAVEYFQDNNPDSPELNRVKSLFERGKESLESEFRSLMTRHTKPVPPILILDLISGDDEMETQEEMSLEHLQESVLHDIIRISGWLVENGRNQDFMTVYFQIRSVQLDRSIKGLKDHFRKNSSSTGVPYSPAIQNKRKDTPTKKPVKRPVLIPGTIRKAQNLLKQYSQHGLDGKKGASNLIPMEGHEHDLRVKHLSDTLSDKHGPAAGRDDVFDIEIDAYIHCVSAFVKLAQSEYQLLTEIVPEHHQKKTFDSLIQESLDNLIMEGDNIVSAARKAIIRHDYSAVLTIFPILKHLKQMKPEFDQVLQGTAAGTKNKLPGLITSMETTGAKALEEFADNIKNDPDKEYNMPKDGTVHELTSNAILFLQQLLDFQETAGAMLASQVLGDTYNIPLDPRETSSSASSYSSEFSRRLLSTYICKVLGNLQLNLLSKSKVYEDPALSAIFLHNNYNYILKSLEKSELIQLVAVTQKTAERSYRELIEQQIQTYQRSWLKVTDYILERNLPVFQPGVKLKDKERQMIKERFKGFNDGLEELCKIQKAWAIPDMEQRDKIRRAQKTIVKETYGAFLNRYSNVPFTKNPEKYIKYQVDQVGEMIEKLFDTSA, encoded by the exons ATGGTGGCTGGCCTCGCTGCGCATGCGCCCTGTGTGCCGCCGCTCCCAAGATGGCGCCGGGGCAGTGACGGCGGAGCGGAAGCCAGTGTCCGCGGAGGGACTGAACGGGGGAGCGCGGCTCCGGCGCCCCGCGGCAGGATGATCCCCACCGAGGAGGTATCGGCCCGCAGGAGGGAGATCGAGGACAAGCTCAAGCAG GAGGAAGAAACTCTGTCCTTTATCAAAGAGAGCCTTGAGAAGAGTGACCAGCTTACAAAGAACATG GTTTCTATTCTCTCCTCGTTTGAAAGTCGTTTGATGAAGCTGGAGAACTCGATCATCCCTGTCCATAAACAGACAGAGAACCTGCAGCGCTTGCAGGAGAATGTGGAGAAGACCCTGTCCTGCTTGGATCACGTCATCAGTTACTACCATGTAGCGAAGGACACAGAGAAGATCATAAAGGAAGG cccCACTGGGAGGCTGGAGGAATACTTGAATTGCATGGACAAAATCCAGAAGGCAGTGGAATACTTCCAGGACAACAATCCAGACAGCCCGGAGCTGAACCGTGTG AAATCCCTCTTTGAGAGGGGCAAGGAGTCCCTGGAATCAGAGTTCCGCAGCTTGATGACACGACACACCAAGCCGGTCCCACCCATCCTCATCCTGGACCTGATCAGCGGGGACGATGAAATGGAGACACAGGAGGAGATGTCTCTGGAGCACCTCCAGGAGAGTGTCCTGCATGATATCATCCGCATTTCTGGCTGGCTGGTGGAAAATGGCAGGAATCAAG ATTTCATGACTGTTTACTTCCAAATCCGCTCTGTCCAGCTTGACCGCTCCATCAAGGGGCTGAAAGATCATTTCCGTAAGAACAGCTCCTCCACCGGGGTGCCGTATTCCCCTGCCATTCAGAACAAAAGGAAGGACACCCCCACCAAAAAGCCAGTCAAGAGACCAG TCCTCATCCCAG GCACGATCCGTAAGGCTCAGAACCTTCTGAAACAGTACTCTCAGCATGGTCTAGATGGGAAAAAGGGGGCCTCTAACCTCATTCCTATGGAAG GTCATGAGCATGATTTACGAGTTAAACACCTTTCCGATACCCTGAGCGACAAGCATGGTCCAGCTGCTG GGAGGGATGACGTCTTCGACATCGAGATTGATGCGTACATTCACTGCGTTAGTGCCTTTGTCAAACTGGCCCAGAGTGAATACCAGCTCCTGACAGAAATTGTCCCAGAGCACCACCAGAAGAAGACTTTTGATTCTCTCATCCAG GAGTCATTAGATAACTTGATCATGGAGGGGGATAACATAGTCTCAGCTGCCCGGAAAGCCATCATCCGACATGACTATTCGGCTGTACTCACAATCTTCCCCATCCTTAAGCATCTGAAGCAGATGAAGCCAGAATTTGACCAGGTTTTGCAG GGAACCGCAGCAGGCACTAAGAACAAACTACCAGGGCTGATCACTTCCATGGAGACCACTGGTGCAAAGGCACTGGAAGAGTTTGCAGACAACATTAAG AATGATCCGGACAAGGAATATAACATGCCAAAAGATGGAACAGTTCACGAACTCACCAGCAAC GCTATCCTTTTCCTACAGCAATTGTTGGATTTCCAGGAGACAGCGGGTGCCATGCTGGCATCACAAG TTCTTGGGGACACATACAATATTCCTTTAGATCCCAGAG agaccAGCTCTTCAGCTAGTAGTTACAGTTCGGAGTTCAGCAGGCGGCTGCTGAGCACCTACATCT GCAAAGTGCTGGGCAACTTGCAGCTTAACCTTCTTAGTAAATCCAAGGTTTATGAAGACCCAGCTTTGAGTGCCATTTTTCTGCACAACAACTACAACTACATTCTGAAATCCCTGGAGAA gTCCGAGCTGATCCAGTTGGTAGCTGTGACACAGAAGACAGCTGAGAGGTCTTACCGGGAGCTCATTGAACAGCAGATCCAGACCTACCAGCGCAG CTGGCTGAAGGTGACAGATTACATCCTGGAGAGAAACCTGCCTGTCTTTCAGCCAGGAGTGAAG CTCAAGGATAAGGAGAGGCAGATGATAAAGGAGCGCTTTAAG GGTTTTAATGACGGGCTGGAAGAGCTGTGTAAGATCCAGAAGGCCTGGGCAATCCCAGACATGGAGCAACGGGACAAAATCCGCCGGGCACAGAAAACCATTGTGAAAGAGACCTATGGTGCCTTCTTGAACAG ATACAGCAATGTGCCCTTCACCAAGAACCCTGAGAAGTACATCAAATACCAGGTCGACCAGGTGGGAGAGATGATTGAGAAGCTGTTTGACACATCAGCGTAA
- the EXOC7 gene encoding exocyst complex component 7 isoform X11: MVAGLAAHAPCVPPLPRWRRGSDGGAEASVRGGTERGSAAPAPRGRMIPTEEVSARRREIEDKLKQEEETLSFIKESLEKSDQLTKNMVSILSSFESRLMKLENSIIPVHKQTENLQRLQENVEKTLSCLDHVISYYHVAKDTEKIIKEGPTGRLEEYLNCMDKIQKAVEYFQDNNPDSPELNRVKSLFERGKESLESEFRSLMTRHTKPVPPILILDLISGDDEMETQEEMSLEHLQESVLHDIIRISGWLVENGRNQDFMTVYFQIRSVQLDRSIKGLKDHFRKNSSSTGVPYSPAIQNKRKDTPTKKPVKRPGRDDVFDIEIDAYIHCVSAFVKLAQSEYQLLTEIVPEHHQKKTFDSLIQESLDNLIMEGDNIVSAARKAIIRHDYSAVLTIFPILKHLKQMKPEFDQVLQGTAAGTKNKLPGLITSMETTGAKALEEFADNIKNDPDKEYNMPKDGTVHELTSNAILFLQQLLDFQETAGAMLASQETSSSASSYSSEFSRRLLSTYICKVLGNLQLNLLSKSKVYEDPALSAIFLHNNYNYILKSLEKSELIQLVAVTQKTAERSYRELIEQQIQTYQRSWLKVTDYILERNLPVFQPGVKLKDKERQMIKERFKGFNDGLEELCKIQKAWAIPDMEQRDKIRRAQKTIVKETYGAFLNRYSNVPFTKNPEKYIKYQVDQVGEMIEKLFDTSA, translated from the exons ATGGTGGCTGGCCTCGCTGCGCATGCGCCCTGTGTGCCGCCGCTCCCAAGATGGCGCCGGGGCAGTGACGGCGGAGCGGAAGCCAGTGTCCGCGGAGGGACTGAACGGGGGAGCGCGGCTCCGGCGCCCCGCGGCAGGATGATCCCCACCGAGGAGGTATCGGCCCGCAGGAGGGAGATCGAGGACAAGCTCAAGCAG GAGGAAGAAACTCTGTCCTTTATCAAAGAGAGCCTTGAGAAGAGTGACCAGCTTACAAAGAACATG GTTTCTATTCTCTCCTCGTTTGAAAGTCGTTTGATGAAGCTGGAGAACTCGATCATCCCTGTCCATAAACAGACAGAGAACCTGCAGCGCTTGCAGGAGAATGTGGAGAAGACCCTGTCCTGCTTGGATCACGTCATCAGTTACTACCATGTAGCGAAGGACACAGAGAAGATCATAAAGGAAGG cccCACTGGGAGGCTGGAGGAATACTTGAATTGCATGGACAAAATCCAGAAGGCAGTGGAATACTTCCAGGACAACAATCCAGACAGCCCGGAGCTGAACCGTGTG AAATCCCTCTTTGAGAGGGGCAAGGAGTCCCTGGAATCAGAGTTCCGCAGCTTGATGACACGACACACCAAGCCGGTCCCACCCATCCTCATCCTGGACCTGATCAGCGGGGACGATGAAATGGAGACACAGGAGGAGATGTCTCTGGAGCACCTCCAGGAGAGTGTCCTGCATGATATCATCCGCATTTCTGGCTGGCTGGTGGAAAATGGCAGGAATCAAG ATTTCATGACTGTTTACTTCCAAATCCGCTCTGTCCAGCTTGACCGCTCCATCAAGGGGCTGAAAGATCATTTCCGTAAGAACAGCTCCTCCACCGGGGTGCCGTATTCCCCTGCCATTCAGAACAAAAGGAAGGACACCCCCACCAAAAAGCCAGTCAAGAGACCAG GGAGGGATGACGTCTTCGACATCGAGATTGATGCGTACATTCACTGCGTTAGTGCCTTTGTCAAACTGGCCCAGAGTGAATACCAGCTCCTGACAGAAATTGTCCCAGAGCACCACCAGAAGAAGACTTTTGATTCTCTCATCCAG GAGTCATTAGATAACTTGATCATGGAGGGGGATAACATAGTCTCAGCTGCCCGGAAAGCCATCATCCGACATGACTATTCGGCTGTACTCACAATCTTCCCCATCCTTAAGCATCTGAAGCAGATGAAGCCAGAATTTGACCAGGTTTTGCAG GGAACCGCAGCAGGCACTAAGAACAAACTACCAGGGCTGATCACTTCCATGGAGACCACTGGTGCAAAGGCACTGGAAGAGTTTGCAGACAACATTAAG AATGATCCGGACAAGGAATATAACATGCCAAAAGATGGAACAGTTCACGAACTCACCAGCAAC GCTATCCTTTTCCTACAGCAATTGTTGGATTTCCAGGAGACAGCGGGTGCCATGCTGGCATCACAAG agaccAGCTCTTCAGCTAGTAGTTACAGTTCGGAGTTCAGCAGGCGGCTGCTGAGCACCTACATCT GCAAAGTGCTGGGCAACTTGCAGCTTAACCTTCTTAGTAAATCCAAGGTTTATGAAGACCCAGCTTTGAGTGCCATTTTTCTGCACAACAACTACAACTACATTCTGAAATCCCTGGAGAA gTCCGAGCTGATCCAGTTGGTAGCTGTGACACAGAAGACAGCTGAGAGGTCTTACCGGGAGCTCATTGAACAGCAGATCCAGACCTACCAGCGCAG CTGGCTGAAGGTGACAGATTACATCCTGGAGAGAAACCTGCCTGTCTTTCAGCCAGGAGTGAAG CTCAAGGATAAGGAGAGGCAGATGATAAAGGAGCGCTTTAAG GGTTTTAATGACGGGCTGGAAGAGCTGTGTAAGATCCAGAAGGCCTGGGCAATCCCAGACATGGAGCAACGGGACAAAATCCGCCGGGCACAGAAAACCATTGTGAAAGAGACCTATGGTGCCTTCTTGAACAG ATACAGCAATGTGCCCTTCACCAAGAACCCTGAGAAGTACATCAAATACCAGGTCGACCAGGTGGGAGAGATGATTGAGAAGCTGTTTGACACATCAGCGTAA
- the EXOC7 gene encoding exocyst complex component 7 isoform X4, which produces MVAGLAAHAPCVPPLPRWRRGSDGGAEASVRGGTERGSAAPAPRGRMIPTEEVSARRREIEDKLKQEEETLSFIKESLEKSDQLTKNMVSILSSFESRLMKLENSIIPVHKQTENLQRLQENVEKTLSCLDHVISYYHVAKDTEKIIKEGPTGRLEEYLNCMDKIQKAVEYFQDNNPDSPELNRVKSLFERGKESLESEFRSLMTRHTKPVPPILILDLISGDDEMETQEEMSLEHLQESVLHDIIRISGWLVENGRNQDFMTVYFQIRSVQLDRSIKGLKDHFRKNSSSTGVPYSPAIQNKRKDTPTKKPVKRPGTIRKAQNLLKQYSQHGLDGKKGASNLIPMEGHEHDLRVKHLSDTLSDKHGPAAGRDDVFDIEIDAYIHCVSAFVKLAQSEYQLLTEIVPEHHQKKTFDSLIQESLDNLIMEGDNIVSAARKAIIRHDYSAVLTIFPILKHLKQMKPEFDQVLQGTAAGTKNKLPGLITSMETTGAKALEEFADNIKNDPDKEYNMPKDGTVHELTSNAILFLQQLLDFQETAGAMLASQETSSSASSYSSEFSRRLLSTYICKVLGNLQLNLLSKSKVYEDPALSAIFLHNNYNYILKSLEKSELIQLVAVTQKTAERSYRELIEQQIQTYQRSWLKVTDYILERNLPVFQPGVKLKDKERQMIKERFKGFNDGLEELCKIQKAWAIPDMEQRDKIRRAQKTIVKETYGAFLNRYSNVPFTKNPEKYIKYQVDQVGEMIEKLFDTSA; this is translated from the exons ATGGTGGCTGGCCTCGCTGCGCATGCGCCCTGTGTGCCGCCGCTCCCAAGATGGCGCCGGGGCAGTGACGGCGGAGCGGAAGCCAGTGTCCGCGGAGGGACTGAACGGGGGAGCGCGGCTCCGGCGCCCCGCGGCAGGATGATCCCCACCGAGGAGGTATCGGCCCGCAGGAGGGAGATCGAGGACAAGCTCAAGCAG GAGGAAGAAACTCTGTCCTTTATCAAAGAGAGCCTTGAGAAGAGTGACCAGCTTACAAAGAACATG GTTTCTATTCTCTCCTCGTTTGAAAGTCGTTTGATGAAGCTGGAGAACTCGATCATCCCTGTCCATAAACAGACAGAGAACCTGCAGCGCTTGCAGGAGAATGTGGAGAAGACCCTGTCCTGCTTGGATCACGTCATCAGTTACTACCATGTAGCGAAGGACACAGAGAAGATCATAAAGGAAGG cccCACTGGGAGGCTGGAGGAATACTTGAATTGCATGGACAAAATCCAGAAGGCAGTGGAATACTTCCAGGACAACAATCCAGACAGCCCGGAGCTGAACCGTGTG AAATCCCTCTTTGAGAGGGGCAAGGAGTCCCTGGAATCAGAGTTCCGCAGCTTGATGACACGACACACCAAGCCGGTCCCACCCATCCTCATCCTGGACCTGATCAGCGGGGACGATGAAATGGAGACACAGGAGGAGATGTCTCTGGAGCACCTCCAGGAGAGTGTCCTGCATGATATCATCCGCATTTCTGGCTGGCTGGTGGAAAATGGCAGGAATCAAG ATTTCATGACTGTTTACTTCCAAATCCGCTCTGTCCAGCTTGACCGCTCCATCAAGGGGCTGAAAGATCATTTCCGTAAGAACAGCTCCTCCACCGGGGTGCCGTATTCCCCTGCCATTCAGAACAAAAGGAAGGACACCCCCACCAAAAAGCCAGTCAAGAGACCAG GCACGATCCGTAAGGCTCAGAACCTTCTGAAACAGTACTCTCAGCATGGTCTAGATGGGAAAAAGGGGGCCTCTAACCTCATTCCTATGGAAG GTCATGAGCATGATTTACGAGTTAAACACCTTTCCGATACCCTGAGCGACAAGCATGGTCCAGCTGCTG GGAGGGATGACGTCTTCGACATCGAGATTGATGCGTACATTCACTGCGTTAGTGCCTTTGTCAAACTGGCCCAGAGTGAATACCAGCTCCTGACAGAAATTGTCCCAGAGCACCACCAGAAGAAGACTTTTGATTCTCTCATCCAG GAGTCATTAGATAACTTGATCATGGAGGGGGATAACATAGTCTCAGCTGCCCGGAAAGCCATCATCCGACATGACTATTCGGCTGTACTCACAATCTTCCCCATCCTTAAGCATCTGAAGCAGATGAAGCCAGAATTTGACCAGGTTTTGCAG GGAACCGCAGCAGGCACTAAGAACAAACTACCAGGGCTGATCACTTCCATGGAGACCACTGGTGCAAAGGCACTGGAAGAGTTTGCAGACAACATTAAG AATGATCCGGACAAGGAATATAACATGCCAAAAGATGGAACAGTTCACGAACTCACCAGCAAC GCTATCCTTTTCCTACAGCAATTGTTGGATTTCCAGGAGACAGCGGGTGCCATGCTGGCATCACAAG agaccAGCTCTTCAGCTAGTAGTTACAGTTCGGAGTTCAGCAGGCGGCTGCTGAGCACCTACATCT GCAAAGTGCTGGGCAACTTGCAGCTTAACCTTCTTAGTAAATCCAAGGTTTATGAAGACCCAGCTTTGAGTGCCATTTTTCTGCACAACAACTACAACTACATTCTGAAATCCCTGGAGAA gTCCGAGCTGATCCAGTTGGTAGCTGTGACACAGAAGACAGCTGAGAGGTCTTACCGGGAGCTCATTGAACAGCAGATCCAGACCTACCAGCGCAG CTGGCTGAAGGTGACAGATTACATCCTGGAGAGAAACCTGCCTGTCTTTCAGCCAGGAGTGAAG CTCAAGGATAAGGAGAGGCAGATGATAAAGGAGCGCTTTAAG GGTTTTAATGACGGGCTGGAAGAGCTGTGTAAGATCCAGAAGGCCTGGGCAATCCCAGACATGGAGCAACGGGACAAAATCCGCCGGGCACAGAAAACCATTGTGAAAGAGACCTATGGTGCCTTCTTGAACAG ATACAGCAATGTGCCCTTCACCAAGAACCCTGAGAAGTACATCAAATACCAGGTCGACCAGGTGGGAGAGATGATTGAGAAGCTGTTTGACACATCAGCGTAA
- the EXOC7 gene encoding exocyst complex component 7 isoform X5, translated as MVAGLAAHAPCVPPLPRWRRGSDGGAEASVRGGTERGSAAPAPRGRMIPTEEVSARRREIEDKLKQEEETLSFIKESLEKSDQLTKNMVSILSSFESRLMKLENSIIPVHKQTENLQRLQENVEKTLSCLDHVISYYHVAKDTEKIIKEGPTGRLEEYLNCMDKIQKAVEYFQDNNPDSPELNRVKSLFERGKESLESEFRSLMTRHTKPVPPILILDLISGDDEMETQEEMSLEHLQESVLHDIIRISGWLVENGRNQDFMTVYFQIRSVQLDRSIKGLKDHFRKNSSSTGVPYSPAIQNKRKDTPTKKPVKRPVLIPGTIRKAQNLLKQYSQHGLDGKKGASNLIPMEGRDDVFDIEIDAYIHCVSAFVKLAQSEYQLLTEIVPEHHQKKTFDSLIQESLDNLIMEGDNIVSAARKAIIRHDYSAVLTIFPILKHLKQMKPEFDQVLQGTAAGTKNKLPGLITSMETTGAKALEEFADNIKNDPDKEYNMPKDGTVHELTSNAILFLQQLLDFQETAGAMLASQVLGDTYNIPLDPRETSSSASSYSSEFSRRLLSTYICKVLGNLQLNLLSKSKVYEDPALSAIFLHNNYNYILKSLEKSELIQLVAVTQKTAERSYRELIEQQIQTYQRSWLKVTDYILERNLPVFQPGVKLKDKERQMIKERFKGFNDGLEELCKIQKAWAIPDMEQRDKIRRAQKTIVKETYGAFLNRYSNVPFTKNPEKYIKYQVDQVGEMIEKLFDTSA; from the exons ATGGTGGCTGGCCTCGCTGCGCATGCGCCCTGTGTGCCGCCGCTCCCAAGATGGCGCCGGGGCAGTGACGGCGGAGCGGAAGCCAGTGTCCGCGGAGGGACTGAACGGGGGAGCGCGGCTCCGGCGCCCCGCGGCAGGATGATCCCCACCGAGGAGGTATCGGCCCGCAGGAGGGAGATCGAGGACAAGCTCAAGCAG GAGGAAGAAACTCTGTCCTTTATCAAAGAGAGCCTTGAGAAGAGTGACCAGCTTACAAAGAACATG GTTTCTATTCTCTCCTCGTTTGAAAGTCGTTTGATGAAGCTGGAGAACTCGATCATCCCTGTCCATAAACAGACAGAGAACCTGCAGCGCTTGCAGGAGAATGTGGAGAAGACCCTGTCCTGCTTGGATCACGTCATCAGTTACTACCATGTAGCGAAGGACACAGAGAAGATCATAAAGGAAGG cccCACTGGGAGGCTGGAGGAATACTTGAATTGCATGGACAAAATCCAGAAGGCAGTGGAATACTTCCAGGACAACAATCCAGACAGCCCGGAGCTGAACCGTGTG AAATCCCTCTTTGAGAGGGGCAAGGAGTCCCTGGAATCAGAGTTCCGCAGCTTGATGACACGACACACCAAGCCGGTCCCACCCATCCTCATCCTGGACCTGATCAGCGGGGACGATGAAATGGAGACACAGGAGGAGATGTCTCTGGAGCACCTCCAGGAGAGTGTCCTGCATGATATCATCCGCATTTCTGGCTGGCTGGTGGAAAATGGCAGGAATCAAG ATTTCATGACTGTTTACTTCCAAATCCGCTCTGTCCAGCTTGACCGCTCCATCAAGGGGCTGAAAGATCATTTCCGTAAGAACAGCTCCTCCACCGGGGTGCCGTATTCCCCTGCCATTCAGAACAAAAGGAAGGACACCCCCACCAAAAAGCCAGTCAAGAGACCAG TCCTCATCCCAG GCACGATCCGTAAGGCTCAGAACCTTCTGAAACAGTACTCTCAGCATGGTCTAGATGGGAAAAAGGGGGCCTCTAACCTCATTCCTATGGAAG GGAGGGATGACGTCTTCGACATCGAGATTGATGCGTACATTCACTGCGTTAGTGCCTTTGTCAAACTGGCCCAGAGTGAATACCAGCTCCTGACAGAAATTGTCCCAGAGCACCACCAGAAGAAGACTTTTGATTCTCTCATCCAG GAGTCATTAGATAACTTGATCATGGAGGGGGATAACATAGTCTCAGCTGCCCGGAAAGCCATCATCCGACATGACTATTCGGCTGTACTCACAATCTTCCCCATCCTTAAGCATCTGAAGCAGATGAAGCCAGAATTTGACCAGGTTTTGCAG GGAACCGCAGCAGGCACTAAGAACAAACTACCAGGGCTGATCACTTCCATGGAGACCACTGGTGCAAAGGCACTGGAAGAGTTTGCAGACAACATTAAG AATGATCCGGACAAGGAATATAACATGCCAAAAGATGGAACAGTTCACGAACTCACCAGCAAC GCTATCCTTTTCCTACAGCAATTGTTGGATTTCCAGGAGACAGCGGGTGCCATGCTGGCATCACAAG TTCTTGGGGACACATACAATATTCCTTTAGATCCCAGAG agaccAGCTCTTCAGCTAGTAGTTACAGTTCGGAGTTCAGCAGGCGGCTGCTGAGCACCTACATCT GCAAAGTGCTGGGCAACTTGCAGCTTAACCTTCTTAGTAAATCCAAGGTTTATGAAGACCCAGCTTTGAGTGCCATTTTTCTGCACAACAACTACAACTACATTCTGAAATCCCTGGAGAA gTCCGAGCTGATCCAGTTGGTAGCTGTGACACAGAAGACAGCTGAGAGGTCTTACCGGGAGCTCATTGAACAGCAGATCCAGACCTACCAGCGCAG CTGGCTGAAGGTGACAGATTACATCCTGGAGAGAAACCTGCCTGTCTTTCAGCCAGGAGTGAAG CTCAAGGATAAGGAGAGGCAGATGATAAAGGAGCGCTTTAAG GGTTTTAATGACGGGCTGGAAGAGCTGTGTAAGATCCAGAAGGCCTGGGCAATCCCAGACATGGAGCAACGGGACAAAATCCGCCGGGCACAGAAAACCATTGTGAAAGAGACCTATGGTGCCTTCTTGAACAG ATACAGCAATGTGCCCTTCACCAAGAACCCTGAGAAGTACATCAAATACCAGGTCGACCAGGTGGGAGAGATGATTGAGAAGCTGTTTGACACATCAGCGTAA